Proteins encoded within one genomic window of Candidatus Alcyoniella australis:
- a CDS encoding aldehyde ferredoxin oxidoreductase N-terminal domain-containing protein gives MPSRYGRFISIDLSSGGVERFDVDPADLKLYLGGGGIGAKLFIDGNDDEALVIANGLLTGFPVPTACKTSLLFRSPLTGVLGESSVGGKF, from the coding sequence ATGCCAAGTCGCTACGGTCGGTTTATCAGCATCGATCTGAGCTCGGGCGGCGTCGAACGTTTCGACGTCGACCCGGCTGATCTTAAACTCTATCTAGGCGGTGGCGGTATCGGCGCCAAGCTGTTCATCGACGGCAACGACGACGAGGCGCTGGTGATCGCCAACGGCCTGCTCACCGGTTTTCCCGTGCCCACGGCGTGCAAGACCTCGCTGCTGTTCCGCTCGCCGTTGACCGGCGTGCTCGGCGAATCCAGCGTGGGCGGCAAGTTCG